A window from Gasterosteus aculeatus chromosome 14, fGasAcu3.hap1.1, whole genome shotgun sequence encodes these proteins:
- the LOC120832239 gene encoding sodium/glucose cotransporter 1: MAQDYLGFSLTRNNARNSNGTVVLNNAADISVIVIYFLVVLAVGLWAMFRTNRSTVGGFFLAGRSMVWWPIGASLFASNIGSGHFVGIAGTAAAGGIAIGGMEWNALVVVIILGWLFVPIYIKAGVVTMPEYLKKRFGGQRIRIYLSVLSLFLYVFTKISADMFSGAIFINQALGLNIYLAVIMLLLITSLYTVTGGLAAVIYTDTLQTIIMIVGSFILMGFAFNEVGGYENFQRRYMEAIPSDTVNISASCYEPREDAFHIFRNAITGDLPWPGVVFGLTILALWYWCTDQVIVQRCLSAKNLSHVKAGCILCGYLKVLPMFLMVFPGMMSRILYPDEVACVDPIKCQEFCDASVGCTNIAYPKLVVDLMPNGLRGLMLSVMMASLMSSLTSIFNSASTLFTMDIYTKIRSRASERELMIAGRLFILALIGVSIAWIPVVQSAQSGKLTDYIQSITSYLTPPVAAVFILAIFCKRVNESGAFYGLVIGLLIGLSRMITEFIYGTGSCISPSNCPTIICGVHYLYFSIILFVVSCIIIVGISLMTKPIEDKHLYRLCWSLRNRTEERVDIEQDDWIDNQESNDMEIEEHLEEPGLCKKAVMCFCGLDQEKAPTLSPEEQAELQKKLTDTSEVPLWRNVVNANAIILLCVAVFFHGYFG, translated from the exons ATGGCTCAGGATTATTTGGGATTCTCCTTGACAAGAAACAATGCAAGAAACAGCAATGGCACGGTGGTGCTTAACAACGCTGCAGATATCTCTGTCATCGTGATTTACTTCTTGGTTGTCTTGGCTGTTGGATTATGG GCCATGTTCCGAACCAACCGATCCACAGTGGGTGGCTTCTTCCTGGCGGGGAGGAGTATGGTGTGGTGGCCG ATTGGAGCATCACTATTTGCCAGCAACATTGGCAGTGGTCACTTTGTAGGCATCGCTGGGACTGCTGCAGCCGGGGGAATCGCCATTGGTGGAATGGAGTGGAAT GCTCTTGTAGTGGTCATCATTCTGGGTTGGCTCTTTGTGCCCATCTATATTAAAGCCGGG GTGGTCACCATGCCGGAGTACTTGAAGAAGAGGTTTGGAGGACAGCGTATTCGCATCTATCTCTCTGTGCTGTCCCTCTTCCTGTATGTTTTCACCAAGATCTCA gCAGACATGTTCTCTGGAGCCATTTTCATCAACCAGGCACTTGGATTGAATATCTACCTTGCTGTCATCATGCTTCTATTGATTACCTCCCTGTACACCGTCACAG GTGGATTGGCTGCAGTGATCTACACAGACACCTTACAGACAATCATCATGATCGTTGGATCGTTCATCCTTATGGGCTTTG CTTTCAATGAGGTGGGAGGCTATGAAAACTTCCAGCGGCGCTACATGGAGGCCATCCCCTCGGACACAGTAAACATCAGCGCGAGCTGCTACGAGCCTCGGGAAGACGCCTTCCACATCTTCAGGAACGCAATTACAGGGGACCTGCCGTGGCCCGGCGTCGTCTTTGGACTCACCATTCTGGCCCTCTGGTATTGGTGCACGGATCAG GTGATTGTCCAGCGCTGCCTCTCCGCTAAGAATTTATCTCACGTCAAGGCAGGCTGCATCTTGTGCGGCTACCTGAAGGTGCTGCCTATGTTCCTCATGGTGTTCCCAGGGATGATGAGCAGGATCCTCTATCCAG ATGAGGTGGCATGTGTGGATCCGATTAAATGTCAAGAGTTCTGTGATGCCAGTGTCGGCTGCACCAACATCGCGTATCCCAAACTGGTGGTGGATCTCATGCCCAATG GTCTGCGCGGTCTCATGCTGTCGGTGATGATGGCCTCTCTGATGAGCTCGCTCACCTCCATCTTCAACAGTGCCAGCACTCTTTTCACAATGGACATCTACACTAAGATACGCAGCAGGGCCAGTGAAAGGGAACTCATGATTGCTGGCAG ATTGTTTATCTTGGCCCTGATTGGGGTGAGCATAGCATGGATCCCTGTGGTGCAATCAGCCCAGAGTGGTAAGCTCACTGACTACATCCAGTCCATCACCAGCTACCTCACGCCACCTGTCGCCGCTGTTTTCATCCTCGCCATCTTCTGCAAGCGTGTCAATGAGTCT GGTGCATTTTATGGCCTCGTGATCGGCCTGCTAATCGGGCTCTCCAGGATGATTACAGAGTTTATTTATGGGACAGGCAGCTGCATTAGCCCCAGTAACTGTCCCACCATCATATGTGGAGTCCACTACCTCTACTTCTCCATCATCCTGTTTGTTGTCTCCTGTATCATCATCGTGGGAATCTCTCTCATGACCAAACCCATTGAGGACAAGCAT TTGTATCGACTGTGCTGGAGCCTGAGGAACCGTACAGAGGAGAGGGTGGACATCGAACAGGATGATTGGATCGATAACCAAGAGTCCAACGATATGGAAATAGAAG AGCACTTGGAGGAGCCTGGCTTGTGCAAGAAGGCGGTGATGTGCTTCTGTGGCCTGGATCAGGAAAAGGCTCCCACGTTGAGTCCCGAGGAGCAGGCGGAGTTGCAGAAGAAGCTCACAGACACCTCCGAGGTGCCTCTATGGAGGAACGTTGTCAATGCAAACGCCATCATCCTCCTGTGTGTGGCCGTTTTCTTTCATGGGTATTTCGGTTGA
- the LOC120832238 gene encoding sodium/glucose cotransporter 1, with protein MAQDYLGFSLTRNNARNSNGTVVLNNAADISVIVIYFLVVLAVGVWAMVRTNRSTVGGFFLAGRSMVWWPIGASLFASNIGSGHFVGIAGTAAAGGIAIGGFEWNALVVVIILAWLFVPIYIKAGVVTMPEYLKKRFGGQRIRIYLSVLSLFLYVFTKISADMFSGAIFINQALGLNIYLAVVMLLLITALYTVTGGLAAVIYTDTLQTIIMVIGSFILMGFAFNEVGGYEQFQQRYMEAIPADRVNVSASCYEPREDSFHIFRNAITGDLPWPGLIFGLTIQATWYWCTDQVIVQRCLSAKNLSHVKAGCILCGYLKLLPMFLMVFPGMISRILYPDEVACVDPIKCQEFCDASVGCTNIAYPKLVVDLMPNGLRGLMLSVMMASLMSSLTSIFNSASTLFTMDIYTKIRSRASERELMIAGRLFILALIGVSIAWIPVVQSAQSGQLFDYIQSITSYLTPPVAAVFILAIFCKRVNESGAFYGLVIGLLIGLSRMITEFIYGTGSCISPSNCPTIICGVHYLYFSIILFVVSCIIIVGISLMTKPIEDKHLYRLCWSLRNRTEERVDIEQDDWIDNQESNDMEIEEHVEEPGLCKKAVMCFCGLDQEKAPTLSPEEQAELQKKLTDTSEVPLWRNVVNANAIILLCVAVFFHGFFG; from the exons ATGGCTCAGGATTATTTGGGATTCTCCTTGACAAGAAACAATGCAAGAAACAGCAATGGCACGGTGGTGCTTAACAACGCTGCAGATATCTCTGTCATCGTGATTTACTTCTTGGTTGTCTTGGCTGTTGGAGTATGG GCCATGGTCCGAACCAACCGATCCACAGTAGGTGGTTTCTTCCTGGCGGGGAGGAGTATGGTGTGGTGGCCG ATTGGCGCATCACTGTTTGCCAGCAACATTGGCAGTGGCCACTTTGTAGGCATCGCTGGGACTGCTGCAGCCGGGGGAATTGCCATTGGTGGATTTGAGTGGAAT GCTCTTGTAGTGGTCATCATTCTGGCTTGGCTCTTTGTGCCCATCTACATTAAAGCCGGG GTGGTCACCATGCCGGAGTACTTGAAGAAGAGGTTTGGAGGACAGCGTATTCGCATCTATCTCTCTGTGCTGTCCCTCTTCCTGTATGTTTTCACCAAGATCTCA gCAGACATGTTCTCTGGAGCCATTTTTATCAACCAGGCACTTGGATTGAATATCTACCTTGCTGTCGTCATGCTTCTATTGATTACCGCCCTGTACACCGTCACAG GTGGATTGGCTGCAGTGATCTACACAGACACCTTACAGACAATCATCATGGTTATTGGATCGTTCATCCTTATGGGCTTTG CTTTCAATGAGGTGGGAGGCTATGAACAATTCCAGCAGCGCTACATGGAGGCTATTCCCGCGGACAGAGTTAACGTCAGCGCGAGCTGTTACGAGCCTCGGGAAGACTCCTTCCATATTTTCAGGAACGCGATTACAGGGGACCTGCCGTGGCCCGGCCTCATCTTTGGACTCACCATTCAGGCCACCTGGTATTGGTGCACGGATCAG GTGATTGTCCAGCGCTGCCTCTCCGCTAAGAATTTATCTCACGTTAAGGCAGGCTGCATCTTGTGCGGCTACCTGAAGCTGCTGCCTATGTTCCTCATGGTGTTCCCAGGGATGATAAGCAGGATCCTCTATCCAG ATGAGGTGGCATGTGTGGATCCGATTAAATGTCAAGAGTTCTGTGATGCCAGTGTCGGCTGCACCAACATCGCGTATCCCAAACTGGTGGTGGATCTCATGCCTAATG GTCTGCGCGGTCTCATGCTGTCGGTGATGATGGCCTCTCTGATGAGCTCGCTCACCTCCATCTTCAACAGTGCCAGCACTCTTTTCACAATGGACATCTACACTAAGATACGCAGCAGGGCCAGTGAAAGGGAACTCATGATTGCTGGCAG ATTGTTTATCTTGGCCCTGATTGGGGTGAGCATAGCATGGATCCCTGTGGTGCAATCAGCCCAGAGTGGTCAGCTCTTCGACTACATCCAGTCCATCACCAGCTACCTCACGCCACCTGTCGCCGCTGTTTTCATCCTCGCCATCTTCTGCAAGCGTGTCAATGAGTCT GGTGCATTTTATGGCCTCGTGATCGGCCTGCTAATCGGCCTCTCCAGGATGATTACAGAGTTTATTTATGGGACAGGCAGCTGCATTAGCCCCAGTAACTGTCCCACCATCATATGTGGAGTCCACTACCTCTACTTCTCCATCATCCTGTTTGTTGTCTCCTGTATCATCATCGTGGGAATCTCTCTCATGACCAAACCCATTGAGGACAAGCAT TTGTATCGACTGTGCTGGAGCCTGAGGAACCGTACAGAGGAGAGGGTGGACATTGAACAGGATGATTGGATCGATAACCAAGAGTCCAACGATATGGAAATAGAAG AGCACGTGGAGGAGCCTGGCTTGTGCAAGAAGGCGGTGATGTGCTTCTGTGGCCTGGATCAGGAAAAGGCTCCCACGTTGAGTCCCGAGGAGCAGGCGGAGTTGCAGAAGAAGCTCACAGACACCTCCGAGGTGCCTCTATGGAGGAACGTTGTCAATGCAAACGCCATCATCCTCCTGTGTGTGGCCGTTTTCTTTCATGGGTTTTTCGGTTAA
- the rnf208 gene encoding RING finger protein 208, with protein sequence MSCLRRQPVGIPMDTVKIIQSEKFPRECPVPVTQPRYAPPPRVAWDGGGEGEIIVNQACSDLALEITGSPRQMASPSAPPLTRREQSFLAQRKTSANDICYHQFHYKMDDVIVNQYVLRSSSTSSSTSSSASSTGPVMPCEPLDCPTCGHTYNFAGKRPRILSCLHSVCEECLQILYESCPKYKFISCPTCRRETVLFTDYGLAALAINTSILSRLPSDPNGPVQWGGEADRSCYQTVRQYCQSACTCQIANPLSSCGIM encoded by the coding sequence ATGTCCTGTCTCAGGCGCCAGCCTGTCGGCATCCCGATGGACACCGTCAAGATCATCCAGTCGGAGAAGTTCCCCCGAGAGTGCCCCGTTCCCGTCACCCAGCCCCGCTATGCACCACCCCCCAGGGTGGCGTGGGACGGCGGAGGCGAAGGCGAAATCATCGTCAACCAGGCCTGCAGCGACCTGGCCCTGGAGATCACGGGCTCCCCCCGGCAGATGGCGTCCCCGTCGGCCCCTCCCTTGACGCGTAGGGAGCAGAGCTTCCTGGCGCAGCGCAAAACCAGTGCCAACGACATCTGCTACCACCAGTTCCACTACAAGATGGACGACGTCATCGTCAACCAGTACGTGctgcgctcctcctccacctcgtcctccacctcgtcctccGCGTCCTCCACGGGGCCCGTCATGCCCTGCGAGCCGCTGGACTGCCCCACCTGCGGTCACACCTACAACTTTGCGGGCAAGCGTCCGCGCATCCTCTCCTGCCTGCACTCGGTGTGCGAGGAGTGCCTGCAGATCCTCTACGAGTCCTGTCCCAAGTACAAGTTCATCTCCTGTCCCACCTGCAGGCGCGAGACGGTGCTGTTCACTGACTATGGCCTGGCTGCCCTGGCCATCAACACCAGCATCCTGAGCCGCCTGCCCTCTGACCCCAACGGGCCCGTGCAGTGGGGCGGCGAGGCCGACCGCAGCTGCTACCAGACTGTGCGCCAATACTGCCAGTCAGCCTGCACCTGCCAGATCGCCAACCCGTTGTCCTCCTGTGGCATCATGTAG
- the LOC120832260 gene encoding uncharacterized protein LOC120832260 isoform X2 produces MNVYRSFGNLLESWVVDGSRYSDAACLGNNDGDPATSSSDAGTSLRPESVDSGVETASPVTSFPPTPSSASTDNAEREACGLTPASTSRSPAPSSSSSSSSPLLGAAGATRVSVDEVLMRRPRASSGPTRRAPWVARGQRSRSFGAKRSANAPEPTTQTPQLRRRPMSAGCDLQAGQDLGERDRALLSPGLRYLEQVCQMLEEFARQQMGSRALQMETNALREDQNTEVDQAPATCQRDCKAAEEELSFCLKNNTKRAEHSEAQPGQNHPHSHFRQRSASDTTLSTLHRRRLNADCRGQHLSIDDLLEMDEEEHENLGSEKEETNKKRPWKLKFRSLKKAESAVTDTNSQKMQSAERNSARRRLSQMFRRKKTLPV; encoded by the exons atgaACGTGTACAGGAGCTTCGGGAACCTACTGGAGTCCTGGGTCGTCGACGGAAGCCGGTATTCGGACGCGGCGTGTCTGGGAAACAACGACGGGGACCCCGCGACGTCTTCCTCCGACGCGGGGACGAGCCTGCGCCCGGAATCGGTGGACTCTGGCGTGGAGACGGCCAGTCCCGTCACGTCCTTCCCGCCCACGCCGTCCTCCGCCTCCACGGATAACGCAGAAAGAGAAGCGTGCGGACTCACTCCCGCCTCGACGTCCCGGTCTCCCGcgccttcctcctcatcctcctcttcctcgccgctGCTCGGTGCCGCAGGAGCTACGCGCGTCTCAGTGGACGAGGTGCTGATGCGACGTCCGCGCGCGTCTTCCGGCCCCACGCGGCGCGCGCCGTGGGTAgccaggggtcaaaggtcgcggAGTTTCGGCGCGAAGAGGTCGGCCAACGCACCTGAGCCCACGACGCAGACGCCACAGCTGCGCAGACGGCCGATGTCAGCGGGTTGCGACCTGCAGGCGGGTCAG GACCTCGGTGAGCGGGACAGAGCACTGCTCAGCCCCGGCCTCCGCTACTTGGAGCAGGTGTGCCAAATGTTAGAAGAATTTGCCAGACAACAGATGGGCAGCCGAGCGTTGCAGATGGAGACGAATGCCCTACGGGAAGATCAAAACACAGAGGTGGACCAG GCTCCCGCCACTTGTCAGAGGGACTGCAAAGCTGCCGAGGAGGagctctctttttgtctcaaaaacaacacaaaacgtGCAGAGCACAGCGAAGCCCAGCCCGGGCAAAATCATCCCCACAGCCATTTCCGGCAGAGGTCTGCTTCTGACACAACTCTCTCAACACTTCATAGAA GAAGGCTAAATGCAGACTGCAGAGGGCAGCATCTGAGTATAGATGACCTGCTCGAAATGGATGAGGAAGAGCATGAAAATCTG GGCTCTGAAAAAGAAGAGACTAATAAAAAAAGGCCCTGGAAATTAAAATTTAGGTCTCTCAAAAAAGCAGAGTCGGCAGTGACGGATACAAATAG CCAAAAGATGCAGTCAGCCGAGAGAAACTCGGCCCGACGACGACTAAGCCAGATgttcaggaggaagaagactCTGCCTGTGTAA
- the LOC120832260 gene encoding uncharacterized protein LOC120832260 isoform X1, giving the protein MNVYRSFGNLLESWVVDGSRYSDAACLGNNDGDPATSSSDAGTSLRPESVDSGVETASPVTSFPPTPSSASTDNAEREACGLTPASTSRSPAPSSSSSSSSPLLGAAGATRVSVDEVLMRRPRASSGPTRRAPWVARGQRSRSFGAKRSANAPEPTTQTPQLRRRPMSAGCDLQAGQDLGERDRALLSPGLRYLEQVCQMLEEFARQQMGSRALQMETNALREDQNTEVDQAPATCQRDCKAAEEELSFCLKNNTKRAEHSEAQPGQNHPHSHFRQRSASDTTLSTLHRRRLNADCRGQHLSIDDLLEMDEEEHENLVKIRLNNTEYLCGSEKEETNKKRPWKLKFRSLKKAESAVTDTNSQKMQSAERNSARRRLSQMFRRKKTLPV; this is encoded by the exons atgaACGTGTACAGGAGCTTCGGGAACCTACTGGAGTCCTGGGTCGTCGACGGAAGCCGGTATTCGGACGCGGCGTGTCTGGGAAACAACGACGGGGACCCCGCGACGTCTTCCTCCGACGCGGGGACGAGCCTGCGCCCGGAATCGGTGGACTCTGGCGTGGAGACGGCCAGTCCCGTCACGTCCTTCCCGCCCACGCCGTCCTCCGCCTCCACGGATAACGCAGAAAGAGAAGCGTGCGGACTCACTCCCGCCTCGACGTCCCGGTCTCCCGcgccttcctcctcatcctcctcttcctcgccgctGCTCGGTGCCGCAGGAGCTACGCGCGTCTCAGTGGACGAGGTGCTGATGCGACGTCCGCGCGCGTCTTCCGGCCCCACGCGGCGCGCGCCGTGGGTAgccaggggtcaaaggtcgcggAGTTTCGGCGCGAAGAGGTCGGCCAACGCACCTGAGCCCACGACGCAGACGCCACAGCTGCGCAGACGGCCGATGTCAGCGGGTTGCGACCTGCAGGCGGGTCAG GACCTCGGTGAGCGGGACAGAGCACTGCTCAGCCCCGGCCTCCGCTACTTGGAGCAGGTGTGCCAAATGTTAGAAGAATTTGCCAGACAACAGATGGGCAGCCGAGCGTTGCAGATGGAGACGAATGCCCTACGGGAAGATCAAAACACAGAGGTGGACCAG GCTCCCGCCACTTGTCAGAGGGACTGCAAAGCTGCCGAGGAGGagctctctttttgtctcaaaaacaacacaaaacgtGCAGAGCACAGCGAAGCCCAGCCCGGGCAAAATCATCCCCACAGCCATTTCCGGCAGAGGTCTGCTTCTGACACAACTCTCTCAACACTTCATAGAA GAAGGCTAAATGCAGACTGCAGAGGGCAGCATCTGAGTATAGATGACCTGCTCGAAATGGATGAGGAAGAGCATGAAAATCTGGTAAAAATACGCTTAAATAACACAGAATATTTGTGT GGCTCTGAAAAAGAAGAGACTAATAAAAAAAGGCCCTGGAAATTAAAATTTAGGTCTCTCAAAAAAGCAGAGTCGGCAGTGACGGATACAAATAG CCAAAAGATGCAGTCAGCCGAGAGAAACTCGGCCCGACGACGACTAAGCCAGATgttcaggaggaagaagactCTGCCTGTGTAA